TTTTAACCCCACCTACGGTGCTTTTTATAATACCATTATCTTCCGCGACGGTGTACTAAAACCTGGTCAGCAACTCGCTATTGAAGATAGTCGGGCAAAAGATTTACTGGAAGGATGGTTAGCCCAAGAACCCGACATGGCATTGGATAAACGCTTCGTGTATTATCTGTTGGCTGCTAAAGGAGTGTGCGTAGTACCTATTTCTTCTTTCTGCTCTGACCTGCAAGGTTTCCGCGTAACACTGCTGGAAAATGACGAAGAAATCTTACGAGAAACCTTTACCCGCATCCGAGAAGCAGTAATTGAGTTTACTGTTTCTATTTAAAGTTATGTTGTCTAAGGCGACTGATAATGTGATCTATTTCTCTAACAACTTGGTTTTTTGCTTCGCTCAATCGCTTTTGTCTACCTCTACCCTCCTTAGATTTATCAAACATTTTGATCTCACCTCTCTGATATGCTTCTAATTTTAAAATATTATGATTGAGAGAAAAATTGCGATCAGATAGTTCTGTAGATGTCAAAAGCTCTTTTACTTCATCAATAATACTATTGAATTCAAACCCTTTAACTTTAGTATCGAGGTATCTTATCCTACTATTTAGACTTTCTAGTTTAGAAATCACCTCTGAAATATTCATATCAGACACAAGTAGAGTTTATAAGTTTCCCTTAATTATCCAGTAATCATCCATATACCGCTCTTTGAGTTCGTAGTTGCGGTTATCCCAAGTTTGCTGCTTGAGTAGGATGTTAGGATATTTACCAGCGAACCAGTACTCGTTGGTTTTGTCGCTATCTAATTGTACCGTTACCTTCCACACGTCATTCACTTGGCTCAGATCGTATTCGGTAGACAATTGTAGACTCTCGTCTTTCGTCGCGGAAAATGTAGCGTTGTAGATCATCGGCTCTTTGGCTTTGCTGCTAATCTGCGATTCAGCCACGTCTTGCTGGAATGAAAGCCCGTCGGCAAAATTTAGGGCGCGTAGTGAGTGAGAAAGCTGATCCTCAAACATAAACCCACCTTTAACTGTCGTCTCGCCTACTCCTTGCCCGTCCCAGTAGCTATTGTAGCCGAATTTATACTGCTTGCCGTCAGCAATAAAATACTTAGCCGTGTTACCGCACCATTCCTGGGAAGAGTTCGTCAGCTTATAAGCGGTAGCGGGCTGATCTCGCTTATAGAAAATACTGGTCATAAAGTGGTAGGGATAATTATCCGTTGGGATACGGGCGAACTTATTGACCTTCATTACCTCAAACAGATCGTTACGGGAGTAGTCATCGGTTTTTACATTGTACTTTTCGTTAAAAGTTTCCTTAACCAAAATGAACGTGTACTCAAAATTACGGGGCTTGCCGTAGATGGTGCGGGTAGCCTGGTACTTGGCTACTTCGGCTTTACCTTGATCCCAAGTAGACTCCTTCGCCCATTCATTATTAAAGTGTTCGGCGGATGGAATTCGATCTTGAGCGTTCCCTCCAGTACAGGCATAGAGAAACCCTATCAGTACAATAGATACGAAGGGCATGAAGATGTTAGTATCAGTAATCTTTTTCATATTGCTGCTATGGTTCAATGGCTCAATTTTCCGATTGCTGATTTGCCGTCGGTTACTGGTAATTAGTTGCTAGTTCTTACCTCTATGCTTTATTCGTAATTTCTATGAAGAAGTTTTTTCATCATCTATCGCAAATATTTGCTTCTCAAAGGTGACTGTTTTAAGTCATCAATTGTATCAATATCATTCAGTGTAGGCAATTCCTTAAGCGAAAGCTTTTGCTCTTGAACATCCTGCCGGGTATCATCAGCCACCGATTCGGTACTCCACGCTTTATCAAAAAACAACGATGAATACAACTGGTTCATTCCCAGCAAATAATACCCGCCATCCTGCGATGGCCCTAGCACTACGTCGTGTTCATGTAAAGTAGCAAAAGCCTCAGTCAAATGTTTAGTAGTCAGATCGAGACAATCGGTGCCGATGATACAAATACGAGAATAGCCTTGATTAAAACCCTGAGCGGTAGCGAGACGCATCCGCTCCCCTAAATCACCCTCTGCCTGTAGTGCTTTCTGAAAATGATCGTTCTCCCACTGATCGTCGGTGACAATGTGCGGAGTGTAGTACACAATTTTATCTTGCGACAACGGCAACGTAACTCTTTGGGTGTGCGCTAGTAATTCTCGATAGACTTCCAGTGCCGGCTCATCGCCAACATCAGCCGCCAGCCGAGTCTTTGCTTTGCCCAACTCAGGTACTTTCGCAAATATGATGAGAAGTTCTTTTTCCTTGGTCATTTGTCTCTTGTGAATGAATAATGAGTGATGATTAGTGATGAATAAATGAAAGTATTAATCATCATTCATTAGTCATTATTCATCATGTTAATACACTTTCACTCCGTTCTTCAGCCATTTAGACCAACTACGGTTGTAGGTATGTACACTATCGGTGGGTTGATTTTTTGAATTGATAACTTTTTTGCCCTCATTTTTCCACTGGAAAATGCCACCATACAGATTATAGACATGCTGAAAGCCCGCTTTCTTCATAGCCTCACCTACCCGTTCGCTGCGGTAGCCTACTGAGCAGTAAACGATGACGGTATCTTCTTTAGAAAGATTGTCTAGTTGATCAATATCGTACAAATCATAGTCAACAAGCTGCGCCTCGGGCAGATGACTTACGTTGTATTCTTCGGGGGCGCGAGTATCCAGCAGTACCACATTCGTAGGTTGTTGCTGGAGGCTGTCTAACGTGGTTGGCTGCATTAGTGGAACAGTGTTTTCGTACAGCGAAGCCAGCTTCTCATCGTATTTTTTTTGTCCACAAGCTGAGAGCGAAATACCTCCCAGAAGAGTTAGCCCAATCGCTATCCGTAAAAACGCTTTCATTCTTTTTCTACGTTAAACCCAGCAGTTTGCCAGCTACGGATGCCCCCGTTTAAGTTCTTCACATCTTGATAGCCCGCTTTCAGTAGCTGCTGAGCCACTCGTCCACTGCGACCACCCGATAAGCAGTATACGACGACCAGGGAATCTAGTGGAATATCCTGCACATCACTTAACTGAAACGTAGCGTAGTTGACAAACCGGGCATTTTCTAAATGACCACTTTGGTATTCTTCTGGCGAACGGGTATCCAAAACCACCACACTATTATCTTCCTGCACAAGTTTCTGCAAAGCATCAGCCTCAATCAGAGGCACTTCCGATTGAGCACAGCTTTCTACGGAAGGCAGAACAATGATCCATAAAAGATAGACGACTATTCTAGCGGGT
This region of Tunicatimonas pelagia genomic DNA includes:
- a CDS encoding rhodanese-like domain-containing protein, giving the protein MKTPARIVVYLLWIIVLPSVESCAQSEVPLIEADALQKLVQEDNSVVVLDTRSPEEYQSGHLENARFVNYATFQLSDVQDIPLDSLVVVYCLSGGRSGRVAQQLLKAGYQDVKNLNGGIRSWQTAGFNVEKE
- a CDS encoding TIGR04282 family arsenosugar biosynthesis glycosyltransferase encodes the protein MTKEKELLIIFAKVPELGKAKTRLAADVGDEPALEVYRELLAHTQRVTLPLSQDKIVYYTPHIVTDDQWENDHFQKALQAEGDLGERMRLATAQGFNQGYSRICIIGTDCLDLTTKHLTEAFATLHEHDVVLGPSQDGGYYLLGMNQLYSSLFFDKAWSTESVADDTRQDVQEQKLSLKELPTLNDIDTIDDLKQSPLRSKYLR
- a CDS encoding rhodanese-like domain-containing protein, translated to MKAFLRIAIGLTLLGGISLSACGQKKYDEKLASLYENTVPLMQPTTLDSLQQQPTNVVLLDTRAPEEYNVSHLPEAQLVDYDLYDIDQLDNLSKEDTVIVYCSVGYRSERVGEAMKKAGFQHVYNLYGGIFQWKNEGKKVINSKNQPTDSVHTYNRSWSKWLKNGVKVY